From the genome of Hyalangium gracile, one region includes:
- a CDS encoding serine/threonine-protein kinase, which produces MSEDDSQSHPPLAETLLGRAPEPSAPQRRPLPPSLVERYEDIRLAGEGAVGIVYRAVDPRLGRTIALKLLKGNNPALGRRFIAEARAQARIQHEHVCRVYEAGQADGEPYIVMQFIDGEPLSRIRERLTLEQQVKLLMEVSSAVHEAHRLGMIHRDIKPGNILVEQREDGTWKPYVVDFGLVRQLEDQGQTQTGEVIGTPAYMSPEQALGEVHGLDRRTDVYSLGATLYDVIAGRPPFVSDHPWKLLAMVTLEDVPLLGAVKPGVPKDVETIVMKCLERAPARRYDSARALAEDLRRVLDGELIQARPVSWAQVLLRKARKHKLLTGLVATLALGALALGGVWVAAERHAAEQARLALELGESVKEMELFLRTAYGLPLHDVERERDVVRARLGEIERRMREAGRAGQGPGHYALGLGELALGSPERAREHLEQALAAGYSSADLQYALGRALGELLRHALEETRRISNEEERQKKVELLDREIREPALAHLRAAVGSRLEVPEYAEGLIALYEGRSEEAIAKAQAAFDKAPWMYEPKKLEGDALYAEGSRYRHDAAFDYEKMKAYFDRAAQAYRVAAEIGSSDPDVHRAECELWEKMGWGAFSKGLPTGPPFEAARAACDRAVRASSKDGRALVQRALVLMARLHGLRSNVSADTIPVVEEALAAAEEGVRARPGDIMAHHAVAQALYLRARLLYSLGREASMQPAIEGYQRVLAMDPRFSWAVNELGDAYLREAREQLLHGLEATPLLESAVRQYERAMALDSRFSLPAGGRLEALAVWLEAELARGRDAQAVLEAFSSAVSQFARTNFSPGMVVFWKARARRFHGQRELVLGRDPRGALESAVELIRAAAGESPKDSWLLRELARCRLLEAEHALSQGTDPSLALERARAAARQASELSGPIPSLALLSATIELTALRAATRSEALREEHFEQAFGLLRPLLTLPGNDSAPYQLAAELHAERAAWLAKRGQSPEQDIRGGLARVDEALARNPHNPLAWLAKGHLLLERARTARSPQARAEEGQRARDAFETAARKNPRLARESANWLGDASRLVR; this is translated from the coding sequence ATGTCCGAGGACGACAGCCAGAGCCATCCCCCGCTCGCGGAGACGCTCCTGGGCAGGGCCCCGGAGCCGTCCGCCCCCCAGCGCAGGCCGCTGCCTCCCTCGCTGGTCGAGCGGTACGAGGACATCCGGCTGGCCGGCGAAGGGGCCGTGGGGATCGTCTACCGGGCGGTGGACCCCCGGCTGGGGCGCACCATCGCGCTGAAGCTCTTGAAGGGGAACAACCCGGCGCTCGGGCGGCGGTTCATCGCGGAGGCGCGGGCCCAGGCGCGCATCCAGCACGAGCACGTGTGCCGCGTGTACGAGGCCGGGCAGGCCGACGGCGAGCCGTACATCGTGATGCAGTTCATCGATGGCGAGCCGCTCTCGCGCATCCGCGAGCGGCTGACGCTCGAGCAGCAGGTGAAGCTGCTCATGGAAGTGTCCTCGGCGGTGCATGAGGCGCACCGGCTGGGGATGATCCACCGGGACATCAAGCCGGGGAACATCCTCGTCGAGCAGCGCGAGGACGGCACGTGGAAGCCGTACGTCGTGGACTTTGGCCTGGTGCGCCAGCTCGAGGATCAGGGCCAGACCCAGACCGGAGAGGTCATCGGCACGCCCGCGTACATGTCGCCCGAGCAGGCCCTGGGCGAGGTGCACGGGCTGGATCGCCGCACCGACGTCTACTCGCTGGGGGCCACGCTGTACGACGTGATCGCCGGGCGGCCCCCGTTCGTCTCGGATCATCCGTGGAAGCTGCTCGCCATGGTGACGCTCGAGGATGTCCCGCTTCTGGGCGCGGTGAAGCCGGGCGTGCCCAAGGACGTCGAGACCATCGTGATGAAGTGCCTGGAGCGCGCTCCGGCGCGTCGCTATGACTCCGCGCGGGCGCTCGCCGAGGATCTGCGGCGCGTCCTGGATGGCGAGCTGATCCAGGCCCGACCCGTGTCCTGGGCCCAGGTCCTCCTGCGAAAGGCGCGCAAGCACAAGCTGCTCACGGGGCTGGTGGCCACGCTGGCGCTGGGAGCGCTGGCGCTGGGCGGCGTCTGGGTCGCGGCGGAGAGACATGCGGCCGAGCAGGCCCGGCTGGCGCTGGAGCTGGGCGAGAGCGTCAAGGAGATGGAGCTGTTCCTGCGCACGGCGTACGGCCTGCCCCTGCATGACGTGGAGCGGGAGCGGGACGTGGTGCGCGCCCGGCTCGGGGAGATCGAGCGACGGATGCGCGAGGCGGGCAGGGCGGGGCAGGGGCCCGGGCACTACGCGCTCGGGCTGGGAGAGCTCGCGCTCGGCAGCCCCGAGCGCGCCCGGGAGCACCTGGAGCAGGCGCTCGCGGCGGGCTACTCGTCGGCGGATCTCCAGTACGCGCTGGGGCGGGCGCTGGGCGAGCTGCTGCGCCACGCCCTGGAGGAGACCCGGCGCATCAGCAACGAGGAGGAGCGCCAGAAGAAGGTGGAGCTCCTCGACCGGGAGATCCGTGAGCCGGCGCTCGCGCACCTGCGCGCCGCGGTGGGCTCGAGGCTGGAGGTGCCGGAGTACGCCGAGGGGCTGATCGCGCTGTACGAGGGACGGAGCGAGGAGGCGATCGCCAAGGCCCAGGCCGCGTTCGACAAGGCCCCGTGGATGTACGAGCCGAAGAAGCTCGAGGGGGACGCGCTGTACGCGGAGGGCAGCAGGTACCGGCATGACGCGGCGTTCGACTACGAGAAGATGAAGGCCTACTTCGATCGGGCCGCGCAGGCCTACCGGGTGGCCGCGGAGATCGGCAGCAGCGATCCGGACGTGCACCGGGCCGAGTGCGAGCTGTGGGAGAAGATGGGGTGGGGGGCCTTCTCCAAGGGCCTGCCCACCGGCCCGCCGTTCGAGGCCGCCAGGGCCGCGTGCGATCGCGCGGTGCGGGCGAGCTCGAAGGATGGCAGGGCGCTGGTGCAACGGGCGCTCGTGCTCATGGCGCGCCTCCATGGCCTGCGGAGCAACGTCTCGGCGGACACGATCCCCGTCGTGGAGGAGGCGCTCGCCGCGGCCGAGGAAGGGGTGCGCGCCCGCCCCGGGGACATCATGGCCCACCATGCCGTGGCCCAGGCCCTCTACCTGCGCGCGCGGCTGCTCTACTCCCTGGGTCGCGAGGCCTCCATGCAGCCGGCGATCGAGGGGTATCAGCGCGTCCTCGCGATGGATCCCCGCTTCTCCTGGGCGGTGAACGAGCTGGGGGATGCCTACCTCCGGGAGGCTCGCGAGCAGCTCTTGCACGGGCTGGAGGCCACACCGCTGCTGGAGAGCGCCGTCCGCCAGTACGAGCGGGCCATGGCGCTGGACTCCCGGTTCTCGTTGCCCGCCGGAGGCCGCCTGGAGGCGCTGGCGGTGTGGCTCGAAGCCGAGCTCGCGCGTGGACGCGATGCGCAGGCCGTGCTCGAGGCCTTCTCCAGCGCGGTGTCCCAGTTCGCGCGCACGAACTTCAGCCCTGGGATGGTCGTCTTCTGGAAGGCCCGCGCGCGGCGGTTCCACGGCCAGCGGGAGCTCGTTCTCGGACGCGATCCGCGCGGGGCTCTCGAGTCGGCCGTCGAGCTGATCCGGGCTGCCGCGGGCGAGTCCCCGAAGGACTCGTGGCTCCTCCGGGAGCTGGCGCGGTGCCGCCTGCTGGAGGCCGAGCACGCGCTGAGCCAGGGGACGGATCCATCGCTGGCCCTGGAGCGGGCGCGAGCCGCGGCGAGGCAGGCCTCCGAGCTGAGCGGACCGATCCCGTCGCTCGCGCTGCTCTCGGCGACCATCGAGCTCACGGCCCTCCGCGCGGCCACGCGGAGCGAGGCCCTCCGAGAAGAGCACTTCGAGCAGGCCTTCGGGTTGCTTCGCCCCCTGCTCACGCTGCCTGGCAACGACTCCGCGCCCTACCAGCTCGCGGCCGAGCTCCATGCCGAGCGCGCGGCCTGGCTCGCGAAGCGGGGCCAGAGCCCCGAGCAGGACATCCGAGGCGGGCTGGCGCGCGTGGATGAGGCGCTCGCCAGGAACCCCCACAACCCCCTGGCCTGGCTGGCGAAGGGGCACCTCCTCCTCGAGCGGGCGCGGACGGCCCGCTCACCGCAAGCCCGCGCCGAGGAGGGACAGCGTGCCCGGGACGCCTTCGAGACCGCTGCTCGCAAGAACCCTCGCCTCGCTCGGGAGAGCGCGAACTGGCTGGGCGATGCGTCGCGGCTTGTTCGCTAG
- a CDS encoding Dyp-type peroxidase, which translates to MACFLLLRIEDPARARSWLRQSLPEVTSAAEKTPEQLAHWRTSVNLALTGSGLKALGLPEAALETFPSEFREGMAARADILGDEQESSPETWEYGGTSGPASQEAVHLLLMLYATTEQELSSLLATQRSRLEAGGLRELAAQRTARIRDARGGMVEHFGFRDGISQPEIEGFRESKHEGPDHGAIKPGEFLLGYENEYAESPDVPSVPAVLDTTGALPAQAHRRDWKELGRNGSYLVLRKLEENVDAFQHFLEAHKELGVGESDEQKKQWLAAKLMGRWHNGAPLRPGEDVPPAEPPDGRHGHDNSFGFRENDLDGHGCPVASHVRRANPRDALPPSAELSMQVSRRHRILRRGITYSDASGKGVLFIALNANIARQFEFLQQTWLNNGKFGGRYDERDPLMTHGAGQLTLPRQPLRRCVEGISRFVTMKGGGYFFLPSIRALDFLAHLEP; encoded by the coding sequence GTGGCGTGCTTCCTGCTGTTGAGGATCGAGGATCCCGCCCGGGCCCGGAGCTGGCTGCGACAGAGCCTTCCTGAGGTGACGAGCGCGGCGGAGAAGACCCCCGAGCAGCTCGCGCACTGGAGGACGAGCGTGAACCTGGCGCTGACCGGCAGCGGCCTGAAGGCGCTGGGGCTGCCCGAGGCGGCGCTGGAGACGTTCCCCTCGGAGTTCCGCGAGGGCATGGCCGCCCGCGCGGACATCCTGGGCGATGAGCAGGAGAGCTCGCCGGAGACATGGGAGTACGGCGGCACCTCCGGCCCGGCCTCCCAGGAGGCGGTGCACCTGCTGCTGATGCTGTACGCGACCACCGAGCAGGAGCTGTCCTCGCTGCTCGCCACGCAGCGCTCGCGGCTCGAGGCGGGGGGGCTGCGGGAGCTCGCCGCGCAGCGGACCGCTCGCATCCGGGATGCCCGGGGCGGCATGGTGGAGCACTTCGGCTTCCGCGACGGCATCTCCCAGCCCGAGATCGAAGGGTTCCGCGAGTCGAAGCACGAGGGCCCAGATCACGGCGCCATCAAGCCGGGAGAGTTCCTGCTGGGCTACGAGAACGAGTACGCGGAGAGCCCCGACGTGCCGAGCGTGCCCGCGGTCCTGGACACGACGGGAGCGCTCCCGGCACAGGCGCACCGGAGGGACTGGAAGGAGCTCGGGCGCAACGGGAGCTACCTGGTCCTGCGCAAGCTCGAGGAGAACGTGGACGCCTTCCAGCACTTCCTCGAGGCCCACAAGGAGCTGGGCGTCGGCGAGAGTGACGAGCAGAAGAAGCAGTGGCTGGCCGCCAAGCTCATGGGGCGGTGGCACAATGGCGCGCCGCTGCGGCCGGGGGAGGATGTGCCGCCCGCGGAGCCCCCGGACGGGCGGCATGGGCACGACAACAGCTTCGGGTTCCGGGAGAACGATCTGGACGGCCATGGCTGTCCGGTGGCCTCGCACGTGCGGCGCGCCAACCCGCGGGACGCGCTGCCTCCCAGCGCGGAGCTGTCGATGCAGGTGAGCCGCCGCCACCGCATCCTGCGCCGGGGCATCACCTACTCCGACGCGAGCGGCAAGGGAGTGCTCTTCATCGCCCTCAACGCGAACATCGCCCGGCAGTTCGAGTTCCTCCAGCAGACGTGGCTGAACAACGGCAAGTTCGGCGGCCGGTATGACGAGCGCGATCCGCTCATGACGCACGGCGCGGGACAGCTGACGTTGCCGCGCCAGCCGCTCCGCCGGTGCGTGGAGGGCATCTCCCGCTTCGTCACGATGAAGGGCGGCGGCTACTTCTTCCTGCCGAGCATCCGGGCCCTGGACTTCCTGGCGCACCTGGAGCCATAG